TCTCCCGAGTGGATCCAAGCGTTTGGGTTGCGGACGGATAACGTGCTGGACTACTTCTCGGAATCGCCCTTCTTCGACAAGACCTCTAACAACCATGTTATCAAGATGCAGCGGCAGTTCTCGCAACTGCCCGTGGACGGCATGCCACAGCCGCAGGGTCCCGGTGGGACCGCCCCAGACGGGTCGAAATCGGCCACGCTGGGCGACTCGCAAGAGTTCTCGCACTTGGACCCGCTCCGCAGAGAGGTGCTGGGAAAGTACCCGCTGTACATGACGATGGAGCGGGAATTGTGCAAGCTGCGGGGTGTTGAGTACGTCCTGGCGTGTGTGCGGGAGCCGGACTTCTGGGTGGTCAAGAAACAGCGGCGTTTATCGCCGCGGCGGACGGAACCGATGCAGGACTACTACATCATCGGCGCCAACGTGTACCAGTCCCCCAGCATGTTCAAGATACTCCAGAACCGGATGATGTCCGCTAGTTACCACCTGTCAAACACACTGAACGACCTGCAGAAACTGGTACACTTCCAACCTTCACAGGGAGTCCAATTCAAGACGCAGAGCACCGCCACGGACGGGGCCGTCCAGGGAGCCACACAGGGGGCTGCTACAACGACACCCATGCCGGGGACCGCACCAAACACGGCGCTCGGCCCTCTATCGGCGGTCCCGACTACGGCAGCAGGGTCCGCCCAGACTGCGGGGAACACCTCGCCCTACGAGAACGGCACCCGCGAACTTATCTCGAAGGAGATGATGGACAAGCTGATGGCTACGAGCATCAGGTCCCAACCGGAGTGCATCCAGTAGCTGGGGCCCTGCCCTGCTGGTGCCGGTGCTGGTGTTTTACCCGGTCGCCTTTGATCGCTGTCCTTTTCGTCGTCGTTTCGacgaagttgaacagtttccaGAGCAGTTGGTGGTGATGTTGTTGGGTGTCACTGGTGGTTTGGGTAGTCCTAGACACTGCAAC
The genomic region above belongs to Huiozyma naganishii CBS 8797 chromosome 2, complete genome and contains:
- the MED6 gene encoding mediator complex subunit MED6 (similar to Saccharomyces cerevisiae MED6 (YHR058C); ancestral locus Anc_5.324), whose translation is MDIPLDELQWKSPEWIQAFGLRTDNVLDYFSESPFFDKTSNNHVIKMQRQFSQLPVDGMPQPQGPGGTAPDGSKSATLGDSQEFSHLDPLRREVLGKYPLYMTMERELCKLRGVEYVLACVREPDFWVVKKQRRLSPRRTEPMQDYYIIGANVYQSPSMFKILQNRMMSASYHLSNTLNDLQKLVHFQPSQGVQFKTQSTATDGAVQGATQGAATTTPMPGTAPNTALGPLSAVPTTAAGSAQTAGNTSPYENGTRELISKEMMDKLMATSIRSQPECIQ